Below is a genomic region from Virgibacillus dokdonensis.
CTCCACCAAAAGTGGTATTGCTGTATCGGCATATTTATAGTGATTAAATTTGTTTTGTCTAGCTAATTTCGAATCTGGTAATAGAACATGTGCTAGCCCAGCTACTTTTTTTCTTTCATCATAGATAACAACACCTACACAGGATCCTAGACCAGATGTTCGAATCTTATTAGGAGCTTTGGTTACCTTCAAATCTGCTATCCCGACTTTTACAACATGAGAGGAAGAAATTAGTTTAGACATCGTTCGTAACTCCTAATGCTTTAAACAGTTTTGAAAATGAATCAGGGTCAGGAATAAATAAAAAATTTCCTTTAATTTGGCTTACTTGATAAGATGAACTGATTTTTGCATCAATAATTAAGGCATAGTCTGCTACTTGCGATACTTCAAGCAGTCCCACGGTCAATATTGCACCAGCCATATCAATACTTAAATAAGGTACAGAAGGCTGCATAGTAATATTGGTAAAGTCACCTAAGGCTGATAAATAAGCACCTGTTACGATATTACCTGCTTCTTGAATGACGGAAATGGCTAGCTCATCATTAACATCTAAACGTAATGCATCGTTATTCGTAATTTCCTTAATTAAAGCTTCTGCCTCTTCTATAGAAAAGATGAAATATACAGTACCAGGGGCATCTCCTTGAATGCGAAATAACAAGGCGACAACAACAGACTCTGGGCCACCAATGCGTTCCATCATCTCGTCAAAACTAACAATGTTCACAGTAGGCACATCCATGTCTATTTTTCGATTTACTAATTTAGACATGGATGTTGCAGCATTTCCAGCACCAATATTTCCTATTTCCCGTAGCGCATCTTTTTGCATTTGCGTTAACTTTGTTAGATCCATGAGCTTGGCCTTACCCTTCCACTGACTTTAATTCTTCTATCTCTTCTTCTGTTAATACTTTTTGCATATTTAATAGAATAAGTAAGCGGTTTTCGAGCTTTGCTACCCCTTCAATATATTTCGTATCAACAGTTCCTATCACTTCAGGAGTAGGCTCTATTTCAGATTCTGGGATATCAATAACATCATTAGCAGCGTCTACCACTAAGCCAACTTCCATATTTTCCAAAATAACAATAATAATACGATTTGAATCGCTGTAAGGTGTTTCTTCCATACCAAAACGTAATCGTAGATCAATAACCGGAGTTACAACTCCTCTTAAATTAATGACCCCTTTTACAAAATCAGCTGTTTGAGGAACTCTTGTAATTGGCATTAGCCTTTCAATTGAGCTTACCTGCTGTACAGAAACTGCATATTCTTCCTCACCAAGTTGAAATACAATGACCTTTCTATTTCCAGACATATTGTTTTCCATCTACTATCCCTCCATTTTTATTTTACTAGCGCATTACTATCAATAATCAAGGCTACTTCTCCATCACCGAGGATGGTAGCCCCAGAAATAGCGAAAGTGTTCGTTAAATAATTGCCTAGCGATTTTAAGACGACTTCCTGTTGACCAATAAATGAATCTACGACAAGTCCTACCATTTTATTACCTTTCTTGACAATGACAATGGATAAGTATGAATCTTTATTTGCTTCTATCGTTTGCTTCACGTTAAATATGTCATTTAAAAATGCTAATGGCACCACTTTGCCACGAAAATCAATTACTTTTGTATGATGTGCATGCATGACATCATCTTTATGGACAATTGCTGTTTCTATAATCGATGATAGTGGGATGGCATATTTTTCTTTCTGTAGCTCAATTAGAAGGACAGAAATAATGGATAATGTAAGCGGCAATTGAATAGAAAAGACTGTTCCTTGCCCCTCTTTAGAATCAATTGCTATTTTTCCACCTAAAGATTCAATTGTATTTTTAACAACATCTAAACCAACACCTCGGCCAGAAATATCTGATACTTGATCAGCAGTTGAAAAACCACTGGACATAATTAATTCAAATACTTGCTGATCGGATAAAAGTTCCGCTTGTGATTCAGATAAAACTCCTTTTGAAATTGCTTTCTTTATCACTTTATCCTTGTGAATGCCTGCACCATCGTCCACAATTTCGATAAACACATGGTTACCACTATGGTAAGCTTCAAGCTTTAATGTGCCATATTCAGGTTTCCCTTTATTTATTCTTTCTTCTTTTGATTCAATACCGTGATCAATTGCATTACGAATGAGATGAACTAATGGGTCACCAATTTCATCAATTACCGTTCGATCTAATTCTGTATCAGCGCCAATAACTTCCACTTCAACTTGTTTATTTAACTCCCGAGCAACTTGTCGTATCATCCGCGGAAACCGATTAAACACTTGTTCAATTGGCACCATGCGCATCGTCAAAATGATGGACTGAAGATCATTAGAAACACGCGACATATGTTCAACTGTATCTTGCAAATCTTTATTATCTAAGTCTGCAGCTAATTGCTCTAATCTCCCACGGTCAACAACTAATTCTTCAAATAAATTCATTAGT
It encodes:
- a CDS encoding chemotaxis protein CheC; translated protein: MDLTKLTQMQKDALREIGNIGAGNAATSMSKLVNRKIDMDVPTVNIVSFDEMMERIGGPESVVVALLFRIQGDAPGTVYFIFSIEEAEALIKEITNNDALRLDVNDELAISVIQEAGNIVTGAYLSALGDFTNITMQPSVPYLSIDMAGAILTVGLLEVSQVADYALIIDAKISSSYQVSQIKGNFLFIPDPDSFSKLFKALGVTNDV
- a CDS encoding chemotaxis protein CheW, with translation MENNMSGNRKVIVFQLGEEEYAVSVQQVSSIERLMPITRVPQTADFVKGVINLRGVVTPVIDLRLRFGMEETPYSDSNRIIIVILENMEVGLVVDAANDVIDIPESEIEPTPEVIGTVDTKYIEGVAKLENRLLILLNMQKVLTEEEIEELKSVEG
- a CDS encoding chemotaxis protein CheA, with the protein product MDTSGYLTVFIDESNEHLEVLYNQLLALEKNPQERAIIEEIFRAAHTLKGMSATMGYQDLANLTHKLENVFDAIKEGRLNVQSEMIDILFSAVDYLHEMVEDIASGGSGSKDVTDIVEQLKCLEQGDSLAKDSAPLNTLKQAKSNGMQMKNVDEFALTILQESKERGYTNYEITIALSQNCLLKGARVFMVFEVLEKLGEIVKSEPSVTELEEEQFDQTFTVLFISEYKKETIQTNIEKVSEIETVHIVPFNVDQIQETEKSVEKSEEQPQPKGQQSKQRHANGVANKTIRVNIDRLDVLMNLFEELVVDRGRLEQLAADLDNKDLQDTVEHMSRVSNDLQSIILTMRMVPIEQVFNRFPRMIRQVARELNKQVEVEVIGADTELDRTVIDEIGDPLVHLIRNAIDHGIESKEERINKGKPEYGTLKLEAYHSGNHVFIEIVDDGAGIHKDKVIKKAISKGVLSESQAELLSDQQVFELIMSSGFSTADQVSDISGRGVGLDVVKNTIESLGGKIAIDSKEGQGTVFSIQLPLTLSIISVLLIELQKEKYAIPLSSIIETAIVHKDDVMHAHHTKVIDFRGKVVPLAFLNDIFNVKQTIEANKDSYLSIVIVKKGNKMVGLVVDSFIGQQEVVLKSLGNYLTNTFAISGATILGDGEVALIIDSNALVK